CTAAAACGACGAATACCATAccgataatataaaatttttgtgcaAAACTATTTCTCGAACTGctaaatatcgataaatttaaatttttttaaaaagtttcattCAACTTTCATATTATActtatcagaagattttatcgcgatataaatacatattataacagaaaatatttcccCCTTCAAATAACACAAACTGTCAAAGATTAATCAATGCGGTGGAAATACATCGATAGTGCCGAAAGAAAGACATCGAGTTCACATGAATGGATATTAAAGTAGAATAGATGACGGAACATCGACCTAACCCAACTATGCAGGTTTTCGAAATATCGATGTTCGATGCTCATTCCTATTCCGCTCTGTAACGGTCAGGTGTACATAGTCGGCCACACACCGCCGGGGATGGACGACCATGAAAGCGGCGCTGTGGCTCTCAACGAAAGACACAACACAAAATATCTGCAGGTGGTGCGGCTCTACTCGGACATTATTCGAGGACAATTCTTCGGCCATTGGCATTCGGATACATTCCGCGTTATTTACAGCGATACAGGTATGTCATGAGCGACGAATCACTAAATTAGACATATGCGAGACAGAAAGAAGAAGCGAGTCTGACAAAaagatcaaaataattttttaaataaaacttctgTTATTTGAGATAAGAATTACATTGTGCCTCTTTAACGCGTgaactttttattcattaaaattgattttatttcaaagagtcatttttgattatttcttACACTTATTTAATGCAGATATTTAATTGCGATATTCaattacgaataataataGTGAATTGCGCGATGCTATACACACATCTGTAGCAAAGTAATACCTCAGTTtcgaatatttctttataatatgaCAATTTCTAGACGGGATAACAAATTGTGTGGCTATTTATCTTACTTTCTTGTCATGGTCACGTCAGTCCAGGGTCGAATAACCTCGACCCTCAGCACCGACCTTGTCTTCTGGAAGGTGTctgttaaattgttttattgccTTCTTGACCATGGCAAAAAAAGGGAGCAGAGACACGTGTCAATTCCTCAACCGGAttgtttatcaattatttataatttgtttgtcAATTACTTATAACTTGTTTCTCAATTATTTTCGATCCATTATACCTCCTCCCTCGTCTAGATTCGTCCAACGTTTAGCGCTATTGCTTTATTACCTGTCGCTTTGACctcaatattattaacactcgcagcgcatgattaattataacgtgAAACGCTATTCGCGCTGAACAGGTTTGCCCGTATCTTGGATAATGATGGCTCCCAGCGTAACGCCGAGCACCGGCGGGGGGCCCAACAACCCGGGCTTGCGACTGTACAAGTTTGAAACTAACACCGGACAGGTACGTGGCGCGACGGCGTGTATACATTCTCCATAGTATCTCGTCGTTCGCATAACGGTCTATTTGCGCGACGTGCCGATTTCAAAGGGACGCAGAAATGTACGATATCCGCTGTGTGTAtaagtgtatatgtatatatgtgtatattgcACGCTGCGCAGATTCTGGATTACACGCAGTACTATCTTAATCTGCCCGAAGCAAATTCGAACGGTAAAGCGAACTGGGCGTCCGAGTACTCATTGCTCGACTATTACAATCTGGATGAGATATCGGCGATCAGTCTTCACGATCTGGCGGACCGATTCACGCAGTCCAGCGATTACGCCTTCGTCAGGTATGCGCACGATGGATGCGAGATCGATCACGTTCTCACATAATGCACCGCCCGGAAACCGTAATAGCATTTCCCGTTAATTACACCAGACCTTGATTACGACGGTCTTAAGCCTCGCGTCTCGTGCCGcagagacatttttttttcaagataatCAATGGGCCCGACGAGGATGTGGAACAAATAACGCGTGtctaaaaatacatattgttCGTATCGCGGTGTTAATCACAAAGCATATTACGCAAAGAAATAAGCGGGTGTATTTGCTACGTGCGATCGCCTATCGTCGCTATATGGTACGGTTTCATCTAACTACCGATCATTATACGAATATTTCATCATTACAACGTCGCAGTTGCTCAATGTCAACGCGTGGGACGATGCTATAAAGTGTTCGACGGTCGCGTGAGATACTCGATGCCCGCGTGCGCCGCCGAGAGTTAATAATTCTCGCGTTTCTCCGCGAGCCGGCAATTGTCTTCCACAATAATACCTCGCGACGTTTGCGATAACTGTCTACCCTTTTCGAGACGCGCGCGCCATTACAATGCTAATGACAATCCCGATGCACGACCAGTCTCGTATTCTCCTAATGTACAACCTCGGTCTCCCTCGGTCTGTATATTATCTTTCCGCATGCACACCCCGCGTCCGCTTTGcggcgtgtgtgtgtatttccTCTGTCCTGCAGGTATTACGCGGCCAACACGGTCTCGTTGCCGCGCGAGGTGGAGCAAATCTGGGGCTGCGGCGGTCCGCTCAACGGAGTCTGTGCGCTGCATCATTACTGCACCGTTACGAGGCTCAATCCCGAGTCCTACAGGTATGTCAACGTGACGAAACCGCCGTGGCCTGATTCATTCGCGAACGGGGGCTACGGTTTGTCTCGATATAAGTGCAACTCTATTAGAGCGTGTATAGACGAACGGAAGAGTATTAGAGTACGCTTCACTGCTCAGAAAATTAATCacgagaaaatatatttatattaaacttatttCACGAGAAAGGTACGAAATATATGCCCCACGGACAAAATTGAGTTTCGTATAATCTTCTTTAACGAGCGTTTCATTTTCGAATAACGTTCATcaccaatatatatatatatgttgacTCTATTTCTTGTTTAACGTGCAATCTCCGGCTGAATTCTGACAAccgaataatttcaatatcgataataaacTCTCACGAACTTTTGTACATGGAAGaacttttaatttgattgcTGTTCTCTTTTGAAAACGCGCAGCAAGATGTATCGATCATTTAGATAATCCACGTTTACGAGACTTGGAATCTATCGAGTGTGCGGTAGGCTCTTGACATTAATTGGTTGCGTATACGTGAAGCGGATACCGATTAGATCGAAGTACTCTATAGCTAAGCGTGTCAGGCGCATTGCACTGCCCAAACGTAATGCATACATAACATTAATACGAGAgagaagtgataaaaattcgAAAGATTTTGACGATAAGTCTATTCGAAGCTCCTTAATTTGCATATCCTTAATACAATAATCAATAGTTTGCAAttttctgttaaaaataaatatattcaaacttttttttaaatatatttaattaaagaaatagatCCAAATAGAGAATTCTATAATATcacataattttcatataaaatatttataaaagtttgcaTAAAACATAGCTTAAAAGCTTTTCTGAAAAGCGTAAAAACCTAGAAAACGCTACCGTCATTTGTTaaaagctataaaaaaaaattaacatacatAGATTTCTCTTACATATTATATTGActaataatcaatattgttTCTCATTCCCCGAAATATGTTAAAAGTGCGATATATTAAAACAGAAGAGACAAAGGTTAAATCCCAAAAAAGTTGTCCCGACCGTTTGAAATTCCTAAGTAGAGCAAGTCAGTAATACACGTTACGGACTAGATAAATGTCGGTACGAAGATGGATAAATGGAACGGTGGATAGAGAGGGATTACTGCACTTTTCAATATTCCAAAAGCGACGGGACGTCTTCGTAAATTAAGCACCGTGAAAGCCCTCGTAGTTTGAAAGCGTCATGTAATCTTGCAAAGTCTTGGAAGGAGCCTCAAAGAATCCGAAGATTTCAGAGAATTCTCAACGAGGCGGCTTTCGCGCGGTAATGTTTCGAAGTTGCGAGCAATTTCGCATTAGCCTGTGATGTTGCAACGCCTCACGACTGAtcgtttgcaaaaataatcggAACATACGGTCGCATAGATTTTTAAAGAGTGCCTTGCGCGAATCTTCTCTAACGTACGGGGCAAGAAGCATGCATTATGCATTAAGCAAAACGgcgatggaaaaatatattattgatggAATGGAGAATGCCCTTTTTTCTCGAGTCATCTTTTCACTCGCCCTCGATTCGACATGTCGCGCGAGAGGATAACAAGGGCGCAATATCGAGTGGATGGCGCCTGCCCCGAGTCCGTCGCCAGCTCCGGAAGTTTGTCCCAAAACTTCCGGAGGTCGCGAAAGCGCGAAGCTTCCGGGACTTACAGCAAGATTCGCAGGCAAACCAAAACTTGGACTCTACCGACCGTAACGTAGATATACTCGTATATACGCAAGCACACATAACGATCGACTACCTGTTGTGATCGTATCGTATCTTTTTCTTCATCGcaactataatttaaaaatattttttactaattcaAATACATAGAGGCTAAATAaaacgatgaaaaaaaaagaacagagaTACGTAAAGAAATAGAGTCAATTATTTCTAACGAGAGTCTGAGACGACATTTCTCACTCGATGCAACTTTTTCGCTAAATCGtcagatattttttctcattatagAATATTCTGTACATGCATATATGTTGTGCTCTCGCAGGGAATGCTACTCGTTGTACGCTTACGCCCTGGCGTCCACGGGAACCTACACTGTGCGTCTCTACTTCGCGCTGCATCTGCTAATCCTACTGATCTGCGCCGACGAGATCCTGAACAACCGGTAGGATGAACGGGACGAGAGAACTCCCGGTAGTACGGGCTACGCCCCGCGTCGGCTCTCCACGACTACGGTCTGCGTTTTCTCCCTGGCAGAATCCGATCGGGATACATCATCGTCATTGATCGGCCGCGGATCGGATCGGTCTAGGAGCGGTCCACGAGTTAAGGCGAACGCGTCTAGCGATTACGACGTTCACGCCGCCCGGTGTGTCATCTACTTTGTCTATGTCTCTGTCGTGTCTCCGTCTTCTCCTTGTCGCGCCACCGAAATTGTTCAGGCGCGCGCTCTCGTTCCGTCGTGTTTGATGTTTGCGTGTGTTCGCCCGTGCGCGCGTTTTCAACTGAGGCTGTAAAGAATCCGAATTCCGGACAGAGATATACGGATACTCAAAAAACTCAAACACTGCCTCAATTCGACATTGAGATTGAGTAATTTGGATAGTATCCGCGTAATTTGGATAGTATAAGCATTCGAATAATTTTCAGTATCTCGGACAGTTCGAATAAAtcgaataaattgaataatttagataattggtgtattaaaataattcgagTCGTGAATCTCGTATTCGTATTTATTCGAAATATCCGAATGGGGAAACTGGTTTTATTTGGCTAAATCAAGCACGTTGCTCAATAATTCTATCttaaaaatcaatcaattgGTTGTAAATAGAAATCACTTAAAAAGTTGATTTTTCGATAGCCAATTGTTTGTGTAATTGCTTagatttttctactttttatatttttatgtgtatcggaaaataaaattattagaatttttttcttaacactCTTGGATAATTTtactacaaataaaattctatatacagaatatataaacaattgatGTCATAATCTATAAATTCTTAGACTTTCAGATCTGTATTTATCAAACTGtttctattttatctataCATAACGAAACATGGGAAATTATGAGCAATGTCAGGCTAATTCATCGAAGATCCAACCATCCCTAACTGAAGaacaaactaaatatttacAGCCCTAAGTTGCAAGTTATTCGCGCGGGAGTAATTTGCTGCGTTCCTTCGGCGCGATTGCAACGCCgttgcaataaaaaagaaaaaaaaaagaagatcgCGTCGAAATCATTCCTTTCGTCTTCGTCCGCAAGTTTCACGAGCTCTCGAGCATAAATCGCCGATCGTAGCGTCTCGCTCAGCGCGGCGATCCGAGTGTTTCGCGGTCGCGAAAACAATCCGGGGATGCGACGACCGCCCTCGGCGACGAGAGTTGGTAAAAACGGATCGAGGAAGTCCGTCGCGCCGCATTCCCGGATACTCACTGCCGGTGTGTCTCGCGGCACGCTTATattcaaatgtaattaaagttttacacGGAGGACTTTTACGCCGCTTCGTAATCCAATGTCAAAACTCCGGAACACCGCGCTGGAAAACGCTCCGAGCAAAGTCGACGACTCGAGAAGGAGGCTGCGTCGAAGCTCTGTCATAGCTTAAAGATTATATTCGTACTACCATTTCGCGATATTGTCGGAACGATGcagtatttcttaataaagGACTCATGGATTTGTAACGAGTGTTCTTTCTCATTCATCCACCGCTCCCACCAGCTTTTCCCTCCGCCGTCTCGGGACCCAGTTTCCGTTACATTATAAGTTTGGCCGTGTTTTCATTGCGATTCACCTAGACACGGTCTCCTTCAATTTCGTATTCAGAAGTAACAAGACTATCAAGAATccaattaaaatgcattttccACGCGTGTCGCGACAAATTAAACACGGCAAACATTTTCCGTATCTACGTGAATACGTGTGATCGAGTTAAGAGATTATTACTGTAAATGACGAGAGATTTTACAGACCGGTTTGGAAACAGCATTCTCCGCCATTAAAAAAGTCATTAACAATTACGAAGGACGAAATCCGCGGAGCGGCTGCGGGCTTTTAAAAAGCAATTACGCTTCtagatattatttctcatGGCTACCGGCTGAACCCGcggactctctctctctctctctctctctttctctcttggtTCCGGCTCGTTTTCAGACTCCGATGAGCAGTTACCAGAATTCAGAATTTACTCGTATAACGAGATACAGCGAGGGGAGGGAGAGGTCTCAATTAATTCGCGCGGTCGCTACAGTTAGCAGGCTAACCCAACTTCTCTAAACGAGCTCCGGGGCTCGCGCACGTGGTGACAGCAAATATGAAGATAAGTCGTTCATTAACACGAAGGGAACATTTAGCGGAAAATGTGAGAATTTTGTTGGCGTAATGAGAGCCCGGGCTTACTCCGGCGATAAGGTTCGCCCGGCGGGGACGAGACAAAGATATCCGGAATATTCGCTGCCCAGTACATTCCCTGCTCGCTTATCCCACCACGGTAAGTATGCGCGGCTATGCGTAAACGTATGTGCACACTACAACGGGATTGTCCGAAACATAACTTAACGTCTCGTACGTATGTAGCTGCGCTCGCCACGGGTCTTCCCGCGGCTGTACTCTAACTACACAACTCTATTACACTCACATACGCATGTGTGCATGTGTGTCACACATAGTCATGGAGGATATCAACCACgtaacgtacatacatacgtcGCACATATATCGTGGAAGAGAGAGTAAGTCGCATATTCCCGAGGGATTGTGCGAATTCATCGCTCATCGCTGCGGAGAATCGCGATATCGCGAACATTGAGAATCTCCGCCGTACGTGTATATTTGCCACGTCACGTACGCCCCCGCGCTCGCCACTGTGTTTTGCATACGCACGCGACCATGTATCGCGAGACGCCTTCAAGCTGGCAAACACGGTTATAACGTTTGTATTGACATAAATCTTTTGCCCA
This DNA window, taken from Linepithema humile isolate Giens D197 chromosome 7, Lhum_UNIL_v1.0, whole genome shotgun sequence, encodes the following:
- the LOC105667652 gene encoding cyclic GMP-AMP phosphodiesterase SMPDL3A, which produces MIRDYLILLSWLCAVQGKIGYFWHITDLHYDPKYSTQGNTATMCWNTKNNVDGVGRIRLDRKLAGKFGDYNCDSPWALIDSAVRAMKSKQGGEGIEFVLWTGDALTRTAGMNAEQRLQCLRNLTDLLHRAFKGQFVFPALGHEDMGVNYTQLANLWQHWLPPEAVDTFVKAGYYTIEQRSKKYRIVFLNTNLWLNPLDSRMLHRAGSSTVDNTQDPFGQWSWFQSVLENARKKKEAVYIVGHTPPGMDDHESGAVALNERHNTKYLQVVRLYSDIIRGQFFGHWHSDTFRVIYSDTGLPVSWIMMAPSVTPSTGGGPNNPGLRLYKFETNTGQILDYTQYYLNLPEANSNGKANWASEYSLLDYYNLDEISAISLHDLADRFTQSSDYAFVRYYAANTVSLPREVEQIWGCGGPLNGVCALHHYCTVTRLNPESYRECYSLYAYALASTGTYTVRLYFALHLLILLICADEILNNR